A region of Methyloversatilis discipulorum DNA encodes the following proteins:
- a CDS encoding CidA/LrgA family protein, translating to MLASLTLLLVLQLIGEVLVQWLGLPVPGPVVGMALLFAALMVRGETPAPLRETANTLLQHLSLLFVPAGAGIMVHAGLLTREWLPTLTAVVLSCAITLLVTAAVLRLGARGR from the coding sequence ATGCTCGCGTCGCTCACCCTGCTGCTGGTGCTGCAGCTGATCGGGGAAGTGCTGGTCCAGTGGCTGGGGCTGCCGGTGCCGGGCCCGGTGGTTGGCATGGCCCTGCTGTTCGCCGCCCTGATGGTCCGCGGCGAAACACCGGCACCGCTGCGCGAAACGGCCAACACCCTGCTGCAGCACCTGTCGCTGCTGTTCGTGCCGGCCGGCGCCGGCATCATGGTGCACGCCGGCCTGCTCACCCGCGAGTGGCTGCCGACATTGACCGCTGTCGTGCTGAGCTGCGCAATCACGCTGCTGGTCACCGCCGCCGTGCTGCGCCTCGGAGCGCGTGGTCGATGA
- a CDS encoding LrgB family protein, with the protein MSGEFRELWVYLSASPLLGLTLTLLAYQAAHALYLKLGSHPLANPVALAVALIVALLTLTGTPYGVYFDGAQFVHFLLGPATVALAVPLHAQLPRLKQLFGPSMLALLAGSVVSVLSVWWIAQALGAEPRTLLSLAPKSVTTPIAMGISEKIGGLPSLTAILVILTGIVGAVIGPALLKATGTRDPAVTGFAIGMSAHGIGTARAFQLGETAGAFSALAMGLNGVVTAIVVPLIARWLS; encoded by the coding sequence ATGAGTGGCGAGTTCCGCGAGCTGTGGGTCTATCTGTCGGCCAGCCCGCTGCTCGGCCTCACGCTGACGCTGCTGGCCTATCAGGCGGCGCATGCGCTCTACCTCAAACTCGGGTCACACCCGCTGGCCAATCCGGTCGCCCTCGCCGTCGCGCTCATCGTCGCGCTGCTCACGCTGACCGGCACGCCCTACGGCGTCTATTTCGACGGTGCCCAGTTCGTGCACTTCCTGCTCGGCCCGGCCACCGTCGCCCTGGCGGTGCCGCTTCATGCGCAGTTGCCGCGACTGAAGCAGCTGTTCGGCCCCTCCATGCTGGCGCTGCTGGCCGGGTCGGTGGTGTCGGTGCTGTCGGTGTGGTGGATCGCGCAGGCACTCGGCGCCGAGCCGCGTACGCTGCTGTCGCTGGCGCCGAAATCGGTCACCACGCCGATCGCCATGGGCATTTCGGAAAAGATAGGCGGCCTGCCCTCGCTGACCGCCATCCTGGTCATCCTGACCGGCATCGTCGGCGCCGTGATCGGCCCCGCCCTGCTCAAGGCCACCGGCACCCGTGACCCGGCGGTGACCGGCTTCGCCATCGGCATGAGCGCGCACGGCATCGGTACCGCGCGCGCCTTTCAGCTCGGCGAGACCGCCGGCGCCTTCTCGGCGCTTGCAATGGGATTGAATGGTGTCGTCACGGCGATTGTCGTGCCACTGATCGCCCGCTGGTTAAGCTGA
- the ribA gene encoding GTP cyclohydrolase II: protein MSTQPSEKKYRAIGHLPEGDTAGRHPADATAHATAPSDIVCRLPTRWADFTLHGYADPKTGLEHVALTLGDFSDGAPVMLRLHSECLTGDTLFSLRCDCGPQLEASLRAIAAEGRGALVYLRQEGRGIGLINKIRAYALQDSGADTVDANRMLGFEDDARDYRYAAHIVRSLGIRQARLLTNNPLKVRALESEGVEVVERIPLHAGANPMNHRYLATKAQRMGHIQD from the coding sequence ATGAGCACGCAACCCAGTGAAAAGAAGTACCGCGCCATCGGCCACCTGCCGGAAGGCGACACCGCCGGCCGCCACCCGGCCGACGCCACCGCGCACGCGACCGCACCGTCGGACATCGTGTGCCGGCTGCCCACCCGCTGGGCCGACTTCACGCTGCACGGCTACGCCGACCCGAAGACCGGGCTCGAACACGTTGCGCTGACGCTGGGCGACTTCAGCGACGGCGCCCCGGTCATGTTGCGCCTGCACTCCGAATGCCTGACCGGCGACACGCTGTTCAGCCTGCGCTGCGACTGCGGCCCGCAGCTCGAAGCGTCGCTGCGCGCAATCGCTGCCGAAGGCCGCGGCGCGCTGGTCTACCTGCGGCAGGAGGGGCGCGGCATCGGCCTGATCAACAAGATTCGCGCCTACGCGCTGCAAGACAGCGGCGCCGACACGGTGGACGCCAACCGCATGCTGGGTTTCGAGGACGACGCACGCGATTACCGCTACGCCGCGCACATCGTGCGCAGCCTCGGCATCCGTCAGGCCCGCCTGCTCACCAATAACCCGCTGAAAGTGCGGGCGCTGGAGAGCGAGGGCGTCGAAGTGGTCGAGCGCATTCCGCTGCACGCCGGAGCCAACCCGATGAATCACCG
- a CDS encoding Fe(3+) ABC transporter substrate-binding protein, whose protein sequence is MKSRLIRLATALTAAFALTPALAQEKVLNLYSARHYQTDEALYSNFTRQTGIKINRIEGKEDELVERIRNEGANSPADVFITVDASRLAQADALGLFAPVKSAVLEERIPAHLRDPENNWFAFSTRARVIIYNKMKLKSADVANYEDLAKPALKGKLCSRSGAHPYNVSLGAALIQHWGEAKTEEWARGVVANFARAPKGGDTDQIKAVAVGECDVAVSNTYYLVRLLRSGKAEDRSMMEKVGVVWPNQSSFGTHINISGGGMLKTAPNKDAAVKFLEYLASDEAQAYFANGNNEWPVVKSAVVSNPELKSLGNFKADTLNVGELARTTAQAQKVFDRAGYR, encoded by the coding sequence ATGAAATCCCGACTCATCCGCCTCGCAACGGCGCTGACCGCCGCCTTCGCGCTGACCCCGGCGCTTGCGCAGGAAAAGGTGCTGAACCTCTACTCGGCCCGTCACTATCAGACGGACGAAGCGCTGTACTCGAACTTCACGCGCCAGACCGGCATCAAGATCAACCGCATCGAGGGCAAAGAGGACGAACTGGTCGAGCGCATCCGCAACGAAGGCGCCAACAGCCCGGCCGACGTGTTCATCACGGTGGACGCCTCACGCCTGGCCCAGGCTGATGCGCTCGGCCTGTTCGCGCCGGTGAAGTCCGCCGTGCTCGAAGAGCGCATCCCGGCCCACCTGCGTGACCCGGAGAACAACTGGTTCGCATTCTCGACCCGCGCCCGCGTCATCATCTACAACAAGATGAAGCTGAAGTCGGCCGACGTCGCCAACTACGAAGACCTGGCCAAGCCGGCGCTGAAGGGCAAGCTCTGTTCGCGCTCGGGCGCCCATCCGTACAACGTGTCGCTCGGCGCTGCGCTGATCCAGCACTGGGGCGAGGCCAAGACCGAAGAGTGGGCACGCGGCGTGGTCGCCAACTTCGCCCGCGCGCCGAAGGGTGGCGACACCGACCAGATCAAGGCGGTGGCGGTCGGCGAGTGCGACGTGGCCGTGTCGAACACCTACTATCTGGTGCGCCTGCTGCGCTCGGGTAAGGCGGAAGACCGCTCGATGATGGAAAAGGTGGGGGTGGTGTGGCCCAACCAGTCCAGCTTCGGCACCCACATCAACATTTCCGGTGGCGGCATGCTGAAGACGGCGCCGAACAAGGACGCCGCGGTCAAGTTCCTGGAGTACCTCGCCTCGGACGAAGCCCAGGCCTATTTCGCCAACGGCAACAACGAGTGGCCGGTCGTGAAGTCGGCGGTGGTGTCCAACCCCGAACTGAAGTCGCTCGGCAACTTCAAGGCCGACACGCTGAATGTGGGCGAACTGGCGCGCACGACGGCGCAGGCGCAGAAGGTGTTCGACCGCGCCGGCTATCGCTGA